Proteins encoded together in one Hevea brasiliensis isolate MT/VB/25A 57/8 chromosome 16, ASM3005281v1, whole genome shotgun sequence window:
- the LOC110669802 gene encoding glutamate receptor 3.6 — MRVLWILVLMIFSNGLGVSGANKRPEFVNIGAILAFNSTIGKVARVAVQAAIDDVNSDPSILGGTKLRMKMQDTNDSGFLGIIEALRFMETDTVAIVGPQSSVTAHVVSFIAAELQVPLLSYSATDPTLSSLQFPFFVRTSLNDLFQMTAVAELVHYYGWRDVIAIYGDDDYGRNGIAALGDKLAEKRCQISYNVPLSPEATRDEITDALVEVALTESRILVVHTLATWAPFVFSVAQYLGMMGTGYVWIATNWLSTLLDTSSPLPEDTVHNIQGVITLRMYTPNSEPKRKFVSRWSNLTSGIKANGPTGLSTYGLYAYDTVWLLARAIDAFFDQEGNISFSNDSRLIELNGGDLHLDALSIFNGGRMLLKNILQVNMTGVTGQIKFNADGNLIQPAYEIINVVGTGYRKIGYWSNYSGLSVVPPETLYSMPPNQSSSSQKLYPVIWPGQATQKPRGWVFPNNGRHLRIGIPNRAVYPEFVSQVPGTEVFSGYCIDVFTAAANLLPYAVPYKLEPFGEGITNPSGTELVRMITAGVYDAAVGDIAITTNRTRMADFTQPYIESGLVVVVPVKKVNSDAWAFLRPFTRKMWVVTACFFIIVGIVVWILEHRLNDDFRGPPRRQCITVLWFSFSTWFFAHRENTVSTLGRFVLLIWLFVVLIINSSYTASLTSILTVQQLYSPITGIEYLRSIRDPIGYQQGSFAREYLIDELGIDESRLVPLITPEEYSKALKDGPHKGGVAAVVDERPYVELFLSTRCEFSIVGQEFTKNGWGFAFPRDSPLAVDISTAILQLSENGDLQRIHDKWLMRSACSSAGTKFEVDRLQLRSFWGLFMICGLACFLALLLHFLKMMRQFSRHHSEELASSGQSSRSARLQTFLTFVDEKEEEVKHRSKRRQLEGVSNRSQEKSVYSSSSKRIRVDSPSDTGLGAGSEA; from the exons ATGAGAGTACTTTGGATTCTGGTGTTGATGATTTTTAGTAATGGGCTTGGGGTAAGTGGGGCTAATAAAAGACCAGAATTTGTCAAcattggagctattttggctttcAATTCTACAATTGGGAAAGTTGCTAGAGTTGCAGTACAAGCAGCCATTGATGATGTGAATTCTGATCCATCTATTCTTGGTGGAACTAAGCTAAGAATGAAAATGCAGGACACAAATGACAGTGGATTTCTGGGCATTATAGAGG CTTTAAGGTTCATGGAAACTGATACTGTGGCTATAGTTGGCCCTCAGTCCTCCGTGACAGCCCATGTAGTATCCTTTATTGCCGCTGAGCTTCAAGTGCCTCTATTATCATATTCTGCTACGGACCCAACTCTTTCTTCACTTCAGTTCCCATTCTTTGTTAGGACATCTCTGAATGACCTGTTTCAAATGACTGCTGTAGCTGAACTTGTTCATTATTATGGATGGAGAGACGTGATAGCCATCTATGGGGATGATGACTATGGGAGAAATGGGATAGCTGCACTAGGTGATAAGCTTGCAGAGAAACGGTGTCAAATCTCATACAATGTGCCTTTGAGCCCAGAAGCAACCAGGGATGAGATCACTGATGCACTAGTTGAAGTGGCTCTAACTGAGTCCAGGATTCTAGTTGTTCATACTTTGGCCACTTGGGCTCCATTTGTGTTTAGTGTGGCTCAATATCTAGGCATGATGGGAACTGGATATGTATGGATAGCTACTAATTGGCTTTCCACTCTGTTGGACACTAGTTCTCCTCTCCCTGAAGACACAGTTCATAATATTCAAGGAGTTATTACATTGAGAATGTACACACCAAATTCAGAACCCAAAAGAAAATTTGTTTCTAGGTGGAGCAACTTGACTAGTGGAATAAAAGCTAATGGCCCTACTGGGCTGAGTACTTATGGTCTATATGCCTATGATACAGTATGGCTACTTGCGCGTGCAATTGATGCATTTTTTGATCAGGAGGGAAATATTTCCTTTTCCAATGATTCAAGGCTAATTGAGCTAAATGGTGGGGATTTGcatcttgatgccttgagcatctTTAATGGAGGTAGAATGTTGCTTAAAAACATTTTGCAGGTTAATATGACAGGTGTAACAGGTCAAATCAAGTTCAATGCTGATGGGAACCTCATTCAACCTGCATATGAAATAATCAATGTTGTTGGCACGGGGTATAGGAAGATTGGTTATTGGTCTAATTACTCTGGTTTATCAGTTGTGCCTCCTGAAACACTTTACTCAATGCCTCCTAATCAGTCCAGTTCAAGTCAGAAATTATACCCTGTCATTTGGCCAGGACAAGCAACACAGAAGCCTCGTGGGTGGGTGTTTCCAAACAACGGAAGACATTTGAGAATTGGAATCCCAAATCGTGCTGTCTACCCTGAATTTGTTTCCCAAGTGCCAGGCACTGAAGTGTTTTCTGGGTACTGCATTGATGTTTTTACTGCTGCTGCCAACTTGTTGCCATATGCTGTCCCTTATAAATTAGAACCATTTGGGGAGGGAATAACAAATCCAAGTGGCACTGAACTTGTTCGCATGATCACAGCTGGT GTCTATGATGCAGCAGTAGGTGACATTGCAATCACTACTAACCGAACTAGGATGGCAGACTTTACGCAACCCTATATTGAGTCTGGGTTAGTAGTAGTGGTTCCAGTTAAGAAGGTGAATTCTGATGCTTGGGCCTTTTTGAGGCCATTTACTCGCAAGATGTGGGTTGTCACtgcttgctttttcataattgtgGGTATAGTTGTTTGGATTTTGGAGCATAGGTTGAACGATGATTTTAGAGGCCCTCCCAGAAGACAATGCATCACTGTTTTATG GTTTAGCTTTTCAACATGGTTCTTTGCTCATA GAGAAAATACTGTTAGCACCCTTGGTCGCTTTGTCCTACTTATATGGCTGTTTGTGGTGCTTATAATTAACTCAAGCTACACTGCAAGCCTAACCTCGATCCTTACAGTGCAGCAGCTTTATTCTCCCATTACAGGCATTGAATACTTAAGGTCAATAAGGGACCCTATAGGCTACCAGCAGGGTTCATTTGCCCGTGAATATCTAATTGATGAATTGGGCATTGATGAGTCCAGACTGGTTCCGCTTATCACCCCAGAAGAATATTCTAAAGCCTTGAAAGATGGTCCCCATAAAGGTGGAGTTGCTGCAGTGGTTGATGAGCGTCCATATGTAGAGCTCTTCCTCTCAACCAGATGTGAGTTCAGTATTGTAGGTCAAGAGTTCACCAAGAATGGATGGGGCTTT GCTTTTCCAAGGGACTCACCTTTAGCAGTTGACATATCGACTGCCATTTTGCAACTGTCAGAAAATGGGGATCTCCAGAGGATTCACGACAAATGGCTTATGAGAAGTGCTTGTAGTTCAGCAGGCACAAAGTTTGAAGTAGATCGGCTTCAACTCAGAAGCTTCTGGGGTCTCTTTATGATATGCGGATTAGCTTGTTTCCTTGCTCTCCTTTTACATTTCTTGAAAATGATGCGGCAGTTCAGCAGGCACCACTCTGAGGAGTTGGCATCTTCTGGTCAAAGCTCAAGGTCTGCACGTCTCCAGACATTCCTTACATTTGTTGATGAAAAGGAAGAGGAAGTGAAACACCGCTCCAAGAGACGACAACTGGAAGGGGTGTCTAACAGAAGTCAAGAAAAATCTGTGTACAGTTCCAGTTCCAAGAGAATACGTGTTGACTCACCTTCAGACACAGGTCTTGGTGCTGGTAGTGAAGCATGA